One genomic region from Motacilla alba alba isolate MOTALB_02 chromosome 5, Motacilla_alba_V1.0_pri, whole genome shotgun sequence encodes:
- the LOC119701104 gene encoding photoreceptor outer segment membrane glycoprotein 2, with translation MAVLKVKFTKTKRDKLAQILWILNWVSVVSGIILFSLGLFLKIEIKKRNEVMAKGDINSVPNMLISVGVIACIINFLGGKICYDCSDANKFSRWKLVMLPYIVCTFCFTFCILVGALMCYTMRNELEESLYLGLRDAIKFYKDTDIPGRCFLKKTVDLLQIGFRCCGNNGFRDWFEIQWVSPRYLNMASKEVLDRLKSNVDGKFLVDGVPFSCCNPSSPRPCIQYQLTNNSAHYNYDFLTEELNIWMKGCREALLDYYTGIMRSIGIAALLIWLFELSVLIGVRYLQTAMKNVLLLGDLEGESDGWLLENSFVETAKYNINIIKNLGKANQISTVSGMNDPNINVQNTDCDKTNITTKSIPAAR, from the exons ATGGCTGTCCTCAAAGTCAAATTCACCAAAACCAAGAGGGACAAATTGGCTCAGATCTTATGGATCCTCAACTGGGTTTCTGTAGTGAGTGGGATCATTCTCTTCAGTCTTGGCCTCTTTCTGAAAATAGAGATCAAGAAGCGCAATGAAGTGATGGCGAAAGGGGACATTAACTCTGTCCCCAACATGCTGATCTCTGTAGGGGTCATAGCATGTATCATCAACTTTCTGGGTGGCAAAATCTGCTATGACTGCTCAGATGCAAACAAGTTCTCTCGCTGGAAACTAGTAATGCTGCCATACATCGTATGTACCTTCTGTTTTACCTTCTGCATCCTGGTGGGTGCTCTCATGTGCTATACCATGAGGAACGAGCTGGAAGAGTCTCTCTATCTGGGACTGAGGGATGCCATTAAGTTCTATAAAGACACAGACATACCTGGGCGATGTTTCTTAAAGAAAACGGTGGATTTGTTACAAATTGGATTCCGCTGCTGTGGAAACAATGGCTTTAGAGACTGGTTTGAAATTCAGTGGGTATCTCCTCGGTATCTGAATATGGCTTCCAAGGAGGTTCTGGA CCGTCTGAAGAGCAACGTTGATGGGAAGTTCTTGGTGGATGGAGtccccttcagctgctgcaacCCCAGCTCCCCACGGCCCTGCATCCAGTACCAGCTGACAAACAACAGTGCTCACTACAACTACGACTTCCTCACAGAGGAGCTCAATATCTGGAtgaagggctgcagagaggcCCTGCTGGATTACTACACTGGTATCATGAGATCCATTGGCATTGCAGCATTGCTTATTTGGTTGTTCGAG CTCTCTGTACTGATTGGTGTCCGGTACCTACAGACAGCAATGAAGAATGTCCTTCTGCTAGGAGATCTGGAGGGTGAATCAGATGGTTGGTTACTAGAAAATAGTTTTGTGGAAACTGCCAAATACAACATCAACATCATTAAGAACCTCGGCAAAGCCAACCAGATCTCCACTGTCTCAGGCATGAACGACCCCAACATTAATGTTCAAAACACAGACTGTGACAAAACTAATATTACAACAAAATCTATCCCTGCAGCTAGGTAG